One window from the genome of Sardina pilchardus chromosome 12, fSarPil1.1, whole genome shotgun sequence encodes:
- the pum2 gene encoding pumilio homolog 2 isoform X5, which translates to MSVPCSILGMNDVAWQETRGGMLHTNGAPETGGVRVHSGASLAAAVGGGGGQVPGGTHPLQGMDRGANPTPGTPQPPLSGRSQDDATVGYFFQRQPGEQLGGCATSKHRWPTGDGNHVDQVRAVDEMNYDFQALALESRGMGELLPAKKLWESDELPKDGRKGMLLGEEWRENAWGSSHHSVSQPIMVQRRPGQGFHGNGDASSVLSPRSEGGGLGVSMVEYVLSSSPGDKMDGRYRNGGFGGGDGDPDGREKGDPKDKASPFEEDKSAEMKVCEEGDASKSNGRGLLNGMDRDCKDFNPTPGSRQASPTEAVERMGPSQAGLEMMGQHHALQAAANAAAAAAAVAAAAAAAAAANKPQQAPEDFQGQEQQGLGGMEQQGGVEALQFDYAGNQIQVDSSGTPVGLFDYNSGQQLFQRSNHLTVQQLTAAQQQQYALAAAQQPHLGLAPAFVPNPYIINAPPGADPYTAAGLAAAATLAGPTVVPPQYYGVPWGVYPANLFQQQAAAAANHSANQQASNQGQPGQPQVMRAGNNQRPLTPGQGGQSQQESLAAAAANPALAFTSMPGALAGYQVLAPAAYYDQTGALVMGPGARTGLSGPVRLVQTPLLINPAAAQAAAAASASGSGNNMSGPANGLYRSMGCQPQQQQQQQQQQQQMQQQQQQSSGLPSSSFYGSGSVAPTSQSSSLFSHTSAQQQPPPPQSSSLGFSGTGGSLGVGLGSALGGFGSSVGSSSSSSVSRRDSLLPSSDLYKRSGGSSLTPIGQPFYNSLGYSSSPSPIGLTPGHSPLTPPPSLPSSHGSSSSLPLGGLTNGSGRYISAAPGAEAKYRSTGGGASSLFSSSSQLFPPSSRPRYSRSDVMPSGRSRLLEDFRNNRFPNLQLRDLPGHMVEFSQDQHGSRFIQQKLERATPAERQMVFGEILQAAYQLMTDVFGNYVIQKFFEFGSADQKLALATRIRGHVLPLALQMYGCRVIQKALESISSDQQVISDIVRELDGHVLKCVKDQNGNHVVQKCIECVQPQALQFIIDAFQGQVFVLSTHPYGCRVIQRILEHCTQEQTLPILEELHQHSEQLGQDQYGNYVIQHVLEHGRPEDKSKIVAEVRGKVLALSQHKFASNVVEKCVIHSSRAERALLIDEVCCQKDGPHSALYTMMKDQYANYVVQRMIDMAEPAQRKIIMHKIRPHIATLRKYTYGKHILAKLEKYYMKSGSDLGPIGGPTNGLM; encoded by the exons ATGAGCGTTCCATGCAGCATCCTAGGTATGAATGACGTTGCCTGGCAGGAGACACGAGGTGGGATGCTGCACACGAATGGTGCCCCTGAGACTGGAGGGGTGAGGGTACACAGCGGAGCCTCCTTGGCCGCCGCCGTCGGTGGAGGAGGTGGCCAGGTCCCCGGAGGCACGCACCCTCTGCAGGGCATGGACAGGGGGGCCAACCCCACCCCGGGCACACCGCAGCCACCCCTCAGCGGCCGCTCCCAGGACGACGCCACCGTCGGGTACTTCTTCCAGAGGCAGCCAGGGGAACAGCTCGGGGGCTGCGCCACCAGCAAGCACCGCTGGCCCACTGGCGATGGCAACCACGTCGATCAG GTGCGTGCTGTGGACGAGATGAACTATGATTTCCAGGCCCTGGCTCTGGAGTCTCGTGGGATGGGCGAG CTGCTGCCTGCTAAGAAGCTGTGGGAATCAGATGAGCTGCCCAAAGATGGAAGAAAAGGGATGCTACTgggggaagagtggagagagaacgCCTGGGGATCCTCCC acCACTCCGTATCACAGCCTATTATGGTGCAGAGGCGACCTGGCCAGGGTTTCCACGGCAACGGAGACGCCAGCTCGGTGCTGTCCCCGCGCTCGGAGGGCGGCGGCCTGGGCGTGAGCATGGTGGAGTACGTGCTCAGCTCCTCCCCGGGCGACAAAATGGACGGTCGCTACCGCAACGGAGGCTTC GGTGGAGGAGACGGGGACCCAGACGGCCGAGAGAAGGGGGACCCCAAAGACAAAGCGTCCCCGTTTGAGGAAGACAAGAGCGCCGAGATGAAGGTGTGCGAGGAGGGCGACGCCTCCAAGTCCAACGGGAGAGGCCTGCTCAACGGCATGGACCGGGACTGCAAAGACTTCAA ccCCACCCCCGGTAGCCGGCAGGCGTCCCCCACTGAGGCGGTGGAGCGCATGGGTCCGAGCCAGGCCGGGCTGGAGATGATGGGCCAGCACCACGCCCTCCAGGCCGCCGctaacgccgccgccgccgcagcagccgtcgcagcagcagccgcggcagccgccgccgccaacAAGCCCCAACAGGCGCCCGAGGACTTCCAGGGCCAGGAGCAGCAGGGGCTGGGCGGCATGGAGCAGCAGGGGGGCGTGGAGGCGCTGCAGTTCGACTACGCCGGCAACCAGATCCAGGTGGACTCCTCCGGCACCCCCGTGGGCCTGTTCGACTACAACTCTGGCCAGCAG CTGTTCCAGAGGTCCAATCACCTGACTGTCCAGCAGCTGACCgcagcccagcagcagcagtacgcCCTGGCCGCTGCTCAACAACCACACCTCG GCCTTGCTCCAGCCTTTGTGCCAAACCCTTACATCATTAACGCTCCCCCTGGTGCTGACCCCTACACCGCCGCTGGGctggccgccgccgccacacTCGCTG GTCCTACTGTCGTGCCGCCGCAGTACTACGGAGTCCCATGGGGTGTGTACCCAGCCAACCTCTTCCAACAACAGGCTGCTGCAGCTGCCAATCACTCGGCTAACCAGCAGGCGTCCAATCAAGGACAGCCTGGACAGCCACAG GTGATGCGTGCGGGGAACAACCAGCGCCCTCTGACCCCGGGCCAAGGTGGGCAGAGCCAGCAGGAGTCTCTGGCAGCCGCGGCGGCCAACCCTGCCTTGGCCTTCACCAGCATGCCAGG cgccCTCGCAGGCTATCAGGTTCTGGCTCCGGCCGCGTACTACGACCAGACCGGCGCGCTGGTGATGGGTCCTGGCGCGCGCACGGGCCTGAGTGGACCGGTCCGGCTGGTGCAGACGCCCCTCCTGATCAACCCCGCCGCCGCTCAGGCCG CCGCGGCAGCCTCCGCCTCTGGCTCGGGCAACAACATGTCTGGCCCGGCCAACGGCCTGTACCGCTCCATGGGCTgccagccccagcagcagcagcagcagcaacagcagcagcagcagatgcagcagcagcagcagcagtccagCGGCCTGCCCTCCAGCTCCTTCTACGGCTCGGGCTCCGTGGCGCCCACCTCCCAGAGCAGCTCGCTCTTCTCCCACACCTCGGCCCAGCAGCAGCCTCCCCCGCCACAGAGCTCCTCGCTGGGCTTCAGCGGCACCGGCGGCTCCCTGGGCGTGGGCCTGGGCTCGGCACTGGGCGGCTTCGGATCTTCAG TgggcagctccagcagcagcagtgtgtctcGCCGTGACTCCCTGCTGCCCAGCTCTGACCTGTACAAgcgcagcggcggcagcagcctgACCCCCATCGGCCAGCCCTTCTACAACAGCCTGGGCTACTCGTCCTCCCCCAGCCCCATCGGCCTGACCCCGGGACACTCCCCGCTCACCCCACCGCCCTCCCTGCCCTCCTCCCACGGATCCTCCTCCAGCCTCCCCCTGG GCGGCCTGACTAACGGCAGCGGGCGCTACATCTCGGCGGCGCCGGGCGCGGAGGCCAAGTACCGGAGCACGGGCGGCGGCGCCTCCAGCCTCTTCAGCTCCAGCAGCCAGCTGTTCCCGCCGTCGTCCCGGCCGCGCTACAGCCGCTCCGACGTCATGCCGTCCGGACGCAGCCGCCTGCTGGAGGACTTCCGCAACAACCGCTTCCCCAACCTGCAGCTGCGCGACCTGCCCGGCCACATGGTGGAGTTCTCCCAGGACCAGCACGGCTCCAG GTTCATCCAGCAGAAGCTGGAGAGGGCCACCCCCGCGGAGAGGCAGATGGTGTTTGGGGAGATCCTGCAGGCTGCCTACCAGCTCATGACTGATGTCTTTGGCAACTATGTCATCCAGAAGTTCTttgag TTTGGCAGTGCCGATCAGAAGCTGGCGTTGGCGACGCGTATCCGCGGGCACGTTCTGCCCCTGGCCCTGCAGATGTACGGCTGCCGTGTCATCCAGAAGGCGCTCGAGTCCATCTCCTCCGACCAGCAGGTAATT AGTGACATCGTGCGAGAGCTGGACGGCCACgtgctgaagtgtgtgaaaGACCAGAACGGAAACCACGTGGTGCAGAAGTGCATCGAGTGTGTGCAGCCCCAAGCCCTGCAGTTCATCATCGACGCCTTCCAGGGACAG GTGTTTGTGCTGTCCACCCACCCATATGGCTGCCGGGTGATCCAGCGCATCCTGGAGCACTGCACCCAGGAGCAGACCCTGCCCATCCTGGAGGAGCTGCACCAGCACTCTGAGCAGCTGGGCCAG GATCAGTATGGGAACTACGTCATCCAGCACGTCCTGGAGCACGGCCGGCCCGAGGACAAGAGCAAGATTGTGGCCGAGGTGCGCGGCAAGGTGCTTGCCCTGAGCCAGCACAAGTTCGCCAG taaCGTGGTGGAGAAGTGCGTCATCCACTCCTCCCGCGCCGAGCGGGCGCTGCTGATCGACGAGGTGTGCTGTCAGAAGGACGGCCCCCACAGCGCCCTCTACACCATGATGAAGGACCAGTACGCCAACTACGTGGTGCAGAGGATGATCGACATGGCCGAACCTGCCCAGCGCAAGATCATCATGCATAAG aTCCGGCCACATATTGCGACCCTGCGCAAGTACACGTACGGTAAGCACATCCTGGCCAAGCTGGAGAAGTACTACATGAAGAGTGGCTCAGACCTAGGACCGATCGGGGGTCCCACCAACGGCCTGATGTAG
- the pum2 gene encoding pumilio homolog 2 isoform X2 codes for MSVPCSILGMNDVAWQETRGGMLHTNGAPETGGVRVHSGASLAAAVGGGGGQVPGGTHPLQGMDRGANPTPGTPQPPLSGRSQDDATVGYFFQRQPGEQLGGCATSKHRWPTGDGNHVDQVRAVDEMNYDFQALALESRGMGELLPAKKLWESDELPKDGRKGMLLGEEWRENAWGSSHHSVSQPIMVQRRPGQGFHGNGDASSVLSPRSEGGGLGVSMVEYVLSSSPGDKMDGRYRNGGFGGGDGDPDGREKGDPKDKASPFEEDKSAEMKVCEEGDASKSNGRGLLNGMDRDCKDFNPTPGSRQASPTEAVERMGPSQAGLEMMGQHHALQAAANAAAAAAAVAAAAAAAAAANKPQQAPEDFQGQEQQGLGGMEQQGGVEALQFDYAGNQIQVDSSGTPVGLFDYNSGQQLFQRSNHLTVQQLTAAQQQQYALAAAQQPHLGLAPAFVPNPYIINAPPGADPYTAAGLAAAATLAGPTVVPPQYYGVPWGVYPANLFQQQAAAAANHSANQQASNQGQPGQPQVMRAGNNQRPLTPGQGGQSQQESLAAAAANPALAFTSMPGALAGYQVLAPAAYYDQTGALVMGPGARTGLSGPVRLVQTPLLINPAAAQAAAAASASGSGNNMSGPANGLYRSMGCQPQQQQQQQQQQQQMQQQQQQSSGLPSSSFYGSGSVAPTSQSSSLFSHTSAQQQPPPPQSSSLGFSGTGGSLGVGLGSALGGFGSSVGSSSSSSVSRRDSLLPSSDLYKRSGGSSLTPIGQPFYNSLGYSSSPSPIGLTPGHSPLTPPPSLPSSHGSSSSLPLGGLTNGSGRYISAAPGAEAKYRSTGGGASSLFSSSSQLFPPSSRPRYSRSDVMPSGRSRLLEDFRNNRFPNLQLRDLPGHMVEFSQDQHGSRFIQQKLERATPAERQMVFGEILQAAYQLMTDVFGNYVIQKFFEFGSADQKLALATRIRGHVLPLALQMYGCRVIQKALESISSDQQVISDIVRELDGHVLKCVKDQNGNHVVQKCIECVQPQALQFIIDAFQGQVFVLSTHPYGCRVIQRILEHCTQEQTLPILEELHQHSEQLGQYQGVSLEMTHKTYHTGSSDALFKDQYGNYVIQHVLEHGRPEDKSKIVAEVRGKVLALSQHKFASNVVEKCVIHSSRAERALLIDEVCCQKDGPHSALYTMMKDQYANYVVQRMIDMAEPAQRKIIMHKIRPHIATLRKYTYGKHILAKLEKYYMKSGSDLGPIGGPTNGLM; via the exons ATGAGCGTTCCATGCAGCATCCTAGGTATGAATGACGTTGCCTGGCAGGAGACACGAGGTGGGATGCTGCACACGAATGGTGCCCCTGAGACTGGAGGGGTGAGGGTACACAGCGGAGCCTCCTTGGCCGCCGCCGTCGGTGGAGGAGGTGGCCAGGTCCCCGGAGGCACGCACCCTCTGCAGGGCATGGACAGGGGGGCCAACCCCACCCCGGGCACACCGCAGCCACCCCTCAGCGGCCGCTCCCAGGACGACGCCACCGTCGGGTACTTCTTCCAGAGGCAGCCAGGGGAACAGCTCGGGGGCTGCGCCACCAGCAAGCACCGCTGGCCCACTGGCGATGGCAACCACGTCGATCAG GTGCGTGCTGTGGACGAGATGAACTATGATTTCCAGGCCCTGGCTCTGGAGTCTCGTGGGATGGGCGAG CTGCTGCCTGCTAAGAAGCTGTGGGAATCAGATGAGCTGCCCAAAGATGGAAGAAAAGGGATGCTACTgggggaagagtggagagagaacgCCTGGGGATCCTCCC acCACTCCGTATCACAGCCTATTATGGTGCAGAGGCGACCTGGCCAGGGTTTCCACGGCAACGGAGACGCCAGCTCGGTGCTGTCCCCGCGCTCGGAGGGCGGCGGCCTGGGCGTGAGCATGGTGGAGTACGTGCTCAGCTCCTCCCCGGGCGACAAAATGGACGGTCGCTACCGCAACGGAGGCTTC GGTGGAGGAGACGGGGACCCAGACGGCCGAGAGAAGGGGGACCCCAAAGACAAAGCGTCCCCGTTTGAGGAAGACAAGAGCGCCGAGATGAAGGTGTGCGAGGAGGGCGACGCCTCCAAGTCCAACGGGAGAGGCCTGCTCAACGGCATGGACCGGGACTGCAAAGACTTCAA ccCCACCCCCGGTAGCCGGCAGGCGTCCCCCACTGAGGCGGTGGAGCGCATGGGTCCGAGCCAGGCCGGGCTGGAGATGATGGGCCAGCACCACGCCCTCCAGGCCGCCGctaacgccgccgccgccgcagcagccgtcgcagcagcagccgcggcagccgccgccgccaacAAGCCCCAACAGGCGCCCGAGGACTTCCAGGGCCAGGAGCAGCAGGGGCTGGGCGGCATGGAGCAGCAGGGGGGCGTGGAGGCGCTGCAGTTCGACTACGCCGGCAACCAGATCCAGGTGGACTCCTCCGGCACCCCCGTGGGCCTGTTCGACTACAACTCTGGCCAGCAG CTGTTCCAGAGGTCCAATCACCTGACTGTCCAGCAGCTGACCgcagcccagcagcagcagtacgcCCTGGCCGCTGCTCAACAACCACACCTCG GCCTTGCTCCAGCCTTTGTGCCAAACCCTTACATCATTAACGCTCCCCCTGGTGCTGACCCCTACACCGCCGCTGGGctggccgccgccgccacacTCGCTG GTCCTACTGTCGTGCCGCCGCAGTACTACGGAGTCCCATGGGGTGTGTACCCAGCCAACCTCTTCCAACAACAGGCTGCTGCAGCTGCCAATCACTCGGCTAACCAGCAGGCGTCCAATCAAGGACAGCCTGGACAGCCACAG GTGATGCGTGCGGGGAACAACCAGCGCCCTCTGACCCCGGGCCAAGGTGGGCAGAGCCAGCAGGAGTCTCTGGCAGCCGCGGCGGCCAACCCTGCCTTGGCCTTCACCAGCATGCCAGG cgccCTCGCAGGCTATCAGGTTCTGGCTCCGGCCGCGTACTACGACCAGACCGGCGCGCTGGTGATGGGTCCTGGCGCGCGCACGGGCCTGAGTGGACCGGTCCGGCTGGTGCAGACGCCCCTCCTGATCAACCCCGCCGCCGCTCAGGCCG CCGCGGCAGCCTCCGCCTCTGGCTCGGGCAACAACATGTCTGGCCCGGCCAACGGCCTGTACCGCTCCATGGGCTgccagccccagcagcagcagcagcagcaacagcagcagcagcagatgcagcagcagcagcagcagtccagCGGCCTGCCCTCCAGCTCCTTCTACGGCTCGGGCTCCGTGGCGCCCACCTCCCAGAGCAGCTCGCTCTTCTCCCACACCTCGGCCCAGCAGCAGCCTCCCCCGCCACAGAGCTCCTCGCTGGGCTTCAGCGGCACCGGCGGCTCCCTGGGCGTGGGCCTGGGCTCGGCACTGGGCGGCTTCGGATCTTCAG TgggcagctccagcagcagcagtgtgtctcGCCGTGACTCCCTGCTGCCCAGCTCTGACCTGTACAAgcgcagcggcggcagcagcctgACCCCCATCGGCCAGCCCTTCTACAACAGCCTGGGCTACTCGTCCTCCCCCAGCCCCATCGGCCTGACCCCGGGACACTCCCCGCTCACCCCACCGCCCTCCCTGCCCTCCTCCCACGGATCCTCCTCCAGCCTCCCCCTGG GCGGCCTGACTAACGGCAGCGGGCGCTACATCTCGGCGGCGCCGGGCGCGGAGGCCAAGTACCGGAGCACGGGCGGCGGCGCCTCCAGCCTCTTCAGCTCCAGCAGCCAGCTGTTCCCGCCGTCGTCCCGGCCGCGCTACAGCCGCTCCGACGTCATGCCGTCCGGACGCAGCCGCCTGCTGGAGGACTTCCGCAACAACCGCTTCCCCAACCTGCAGCTGCGCGACCTGCCCGGCCACATGGTGGAGTTCTCCCAGGACCAGCACGGCTCCAG GTTCATCCAGCAGAAGCTGGAGAGGGCCACCCCCGCGGAGAGGCAGATGGTGTTTGGGGAGATCCTGCAGGCTGCCTACCAGCTCATGACTGATGTCTTTGGCAACTATGTCATCCAGAAGTTCTttgag TTTGGCAGTGCCGATCAGAAGCTGGCGTTGGCGACGCGTATCCGCGGGCACGTTCTGCCCCTGGCCCTGCAGATGTACGGCTGCCGTGTCATCCAGAAGGCGCTCGAGTCCATCTCCTCCGACCAGCAGGTAATT AGTGACATCGTGCGAGAGCTGGACGGCCACgtgctgaagtgtgtgaaaGACCAGAACGGAAACCACGTGGTGCAGAAGTGCATCGAGTGTGTGCAGCCCCAAGCCCTGCAGTTCATCATCGACGCCTTCCAGGGACAG GTGTTTGTGCTGTCCACCCACCCATATGGCTGCCGGGTGATCCAGCGCATCCTGGAGCACTGCACCCAGGAGCAGACCCTGCCCATCCTGGAGGAGCTGCACCAGCACTCTGAGCAGCTGGGCCAG TATCAAGGCGTTTCATTGGAGatgacacacaaaacatatcatACAGGGTCCAGCGATGCGCTCTTCAAG GATCAGTATGGGAACTACGTCATCCAGCACGTCCTGGAGCACGGCCGGCCCGAGGACAAGAGCAAGATTGTGGCCGAGGTGCGCGGCAAGGTGCTTGCCCTGAGCCAGCACAAGTTCGCCAG taaCGTGGTGGAGAAGTGCGTCATCCACTCCTCCCGCGCCGAGCGGGCGCTGCTGATCGACGAGGTGTGCTGTCAGAAGGACGGCCCCCACAGCGCCCTCTACACCATGATGAAGGACCAGTACGCCAACTACGTGGTGCAGAGGATGATCGACATGGCCGAACCTGCCCAGCGCAAGATCATCATGCATAAG aTCCGGCCACATATTGCGACCCTGCGCAAGTACACGTACGGTAAGCACATCCTGGCCAAGCTGGAGAAGTACTACATGAAGAGTGGCTCAGACCTAGGACCGATCGGGGGTCCCACCAACGGCCTGATGTAG
- the pum2 gene encoding pumilio homolog 2 isoform X8 — protein MSVPCSILGMNDVAWQETRGGMLHTNGAPETGGVRVHSGASLAAAVGGGGGQVPGGTHPLQGMDRGANPTPGTPQPPLSGRSQDDATVGYFFQRQPGEQLGGCATSKHRWPTGDGNHVDQVRAVDEMNYDFQALALESRGMGELLPAKKLWESDELPKDGRKGMLLGEEWRENAWGSSHHSVSQPIMVQRRPGQGFHGNGDASSVLSPRSEGGGLGVSMVEYVLSSSPGDKMDGRYRNGGFGGGDGDPDGREKGDPKDKASPFEEDKSAEMKVCEEGDASKSNGRGLLNGMDRDCKDFNPTPGSRQASPTEAVERMGPSQAGLEMMGQHHALQAAANAAAAAAAVAAAAAAAAAANKPQQAPEDFQGQEQQGLGGMEQQGGVEALQFDYAGNQIQVDSSGTPVGLFDYNSGQQLFQRSNHLTVQQLTAAQQQQYALAAAQQPHLGLAPAFVPNPYIINAPPGADPYTAAGLAAAATLAGPTVVPPQYYGVPWGVYPANLFQQQAAAAANHSANQQASNQGQPGQPQVMRAGNNQRPLTPGQGGQSQQESLAAAAANPALAFTSMPGYQVLAPAAYYDQTGALVMGPGARTGLSGPVRLVQTPLLINPAAAQAAAAASASGSGNNMSGPANGLYRSMGCQPQQQQQQQQQQQQMQQQQQQSSGLPSSSFYGSGSVAPTSQSSSLFSHTSAQQQPPPPQSSSLGFSGTGGSLGVGLGSALGGFGSSVGSSSSSSVSRRDSLLPSSDLYKRSGGSSLTPIGQPFYNSLGYSSSPSPIGLTPGHSPLTPPPSLPSSHGSSSSLPLGGLTNGSGRYISAAPGAEAKYRSTGGGASSLFSSSSQLFPPSSRPRYSRSDVMPSGRSRLLEDFRNNRFPNLQLRDLPGHMVEFSQDQHGSRFIQQKLERATPAERQMVFGEILQAAYQLMTDVFGNYVIQKFFEFGSADQKLALATRIRGHVLPLALQMYGCRVIQKALESISSDQQSDIVRELDGHVLKCVKDQNGNHVVQKCIECVQPQALQFIIDAFQGQVFVLSTHPYGCRVIQRILEHCTQEQTLPILEELHQHSEQLGQDQYGNYVIQHVLEHGRPEDKSKIVAEVRGKVLALSQHKFASNVVEKCVIHSSRAERALLIDEVCCQKDGPHSALYTMMKDQYANYVVQRMIDMAEPAQRKIIMHKIRPHIATLRKYTYGKHILAKLEKYYMKSGSDLGPIGGPTNGLM, from the exons ATGAGCGTTCCATGCAGCATCCTAGGTATGAATGACGTTGCCTGGCAGGAGACACGAGGTGGGATGCTGCACACGAATGGTGCCCCTGAGACTGGAGGGGTGAGGGTACACAGCGGAGCCTCCTTGGCCGCCGCCGTCGGTGGAGGAGGTGGCCAGGTCCCCGGAGGCACGCACCCTCTGCAGGGCATGGACAGGGGGGCCAACCCCACCCCGGGCACACCGCAGCCACCCCTCAGCGGCCGCTCCCAGGACGACGCCACCGTCGGGTACTTCTTCCAGAGGCAGCCAGGGGAACAGCTCGGGGGCTGCGCCACCAGCAAGCACCGCTGGCCCACTGGCGATGGCAACCACGTCGATCAG GTGCGTGCTGTGGACGAGATGAACTATGATTTCCAGGCCCTGGCTCTGGAGTCTCGTGGGATGGGCGAG CTGCTGCCTGCTAAGAAGCTGTGGGAATCAGATGAGCTGCCCAAAGATGGAAGAAAAGGGATGCTACTgggggaagagtggagagagaacgCCTGGGGATCCTCCC acCACTCCGTATCACAGCCTATTATGGTGCAGAGGCGACCTGGCCAGGGTTTCCACGGCAACGGAGACGCCAGCTCGGTGCTGTCCCCGCGCTCGGAGGGCGGCGGCCTGGGCGTGAGCATGGTGGAGTACGTGCTCAGCTCCTCCCCGGGCGACAAAATGGACGGTCGCTACCGCAACGGAGGCTTC GGTGGAGGAGACGGGGACCCAGACGGCCGAGAGAAGGGGGACCCCAAAGACAAAGCGTCCCCGTTTGAGGAAGACAAGAGCGCCGAGATGAAGGTGTGCGAGGAGGGCGACGCCTCCAAGTCCAACGGGAGAGGCCTGCTCAACGGCATGGACCGGGACTGCAAAGACTTCAA ccCCACCCCCGGTAGCCGGCAGGCGTCCCCCACTGAGGCGGTGGAGCGCATGGGTCCGAGCCAGGCCGGGCTGGAGATGATGGGCCAGCACCACGCCCTCCAGGCCGCCGctaacgccgccgccgccgcagcagccgtcgcagcagcagccgcggcagccgccgccgccaacAAGCCCCAACAGGCGCCCGAGGACTTCCAGGGCCAGGAGCAGCAGGGGCTGGGCGGCATGGAGCAGCAGGGGGGCGTGGAGGCGCTGCAGTTCGACTACGCCGGCAACCAGATCCAGGTGGACTCCTCCGGCACCCCCGTGGGCCTGTTCGACTACAACTCTGGCCAGCAG CTGTTCCAGAGGTCCAATCACCTGACTGTCCAGCAGCTGACCgcagcccagcagcagcagtacgcCCTGGCCGCTGCTCAACAACCACACCTCG GCCTTGCTCCAGCCTTTGTGCCAAACCCTTACATCATTAACGCTCCCCCTGGTGCTGACCCCTACACCGCCGCTGGGctggccgccgccgccacacTCGCTG GTCCTACTGTCGTGCCGCCGCAGTACTACGGAGTCCCATGGGGTGTGTACCCAGCCAACCTCTTCCAACAACAGGCTGCTGCAGCTGCCAATCACTCGGCTAACCAGCAGGCGTCCAATCAAGGACAGCCTGGACAGCCACAG GTGATGCGTGCGGGGAACAACCAGCGCCCTCTGACCCCGGGCCAAGGTGGGCAGAGCCAGCAGGAGTCTCTGGCAGCCGCGGCGGCCAACCCTGCCTTGGCCTTCACCAGCATGCCAG GCTATCAGGTTCTGGCTCCGGCCGCGTACTACGACCAGACCGGCGCGCTGGTGATGGGTCCTGGCGCGCGCACGGGCCTGAGTGGACCGGTCCGGCTGGTGCAGACGCCCCTCCTGATCAACCCCGCCGCCGCTCAGGCCG CCGCGGCAGCCTCCGCCTCTGGCTCGGGCAACAACATGTCTGGCCCGGCCAACGGCCTGTACCGCTCCATGGGCTgccagccccagcagcagcagcagcagcaacagcagcagcagcagatgcagcagcagcagcagcagtccagCGGCCTGCCCTCCAGCTCCTTCTACGGCTCGGGCTCCGTGGCGCCCACCTCCCAGAGCAGCTCGCTCTTCTCCCACACCTCGGCCCAGCAGCAGCCTCCCCCGCCACAGAGCTCCTCGCTGGGCTTCAGCGGCACCGGCGGCTCCCTGGGCGTGGGCCTGGGCTCGGCACTGGGCGGCTTCGGATCTTCAG TgggcagctccagcagcagcagtgtgtctcGCCGTGACTCCCTGCTGCCCAGCTCTGACCTGTACAAgcgcagcggcggcagcagcctgACCCCCATCGGCCAGCCCTTCTACAACAGCCTGGGCTACTCGTCCTCCCCCAGCCCCATCGGCCTGACCCCGGGACACTCCCCGCTCACCCCACCGCCCTCCCTGCCCTCCTCCCACGGATCCTCCTCCAGCCTCCCCCTGG GCGGCCTGACTAACGGCAGCGGGCGCTACATCTCGGCGGCGCCGGGCGCGGAGGCCAAGTACCGGAGCACGGGCGGCGGCGCCTCCAGCCTCTTCAGCTCCAGCAGCCAGCTGTTCCCGCCGTCGTCCCGGCCGCGCTACAGCCGCTCCGACGTCATGCCGTCCGGACGCAGCCGCCTGCTGGAGGACTTCCGCAACAACCGCTTCCCCAACCTGCAGCTGCGCGACCTGCCCGGCCACATGGTGGAGTTCTCCCAGGACCAGCACGGCTCCAG GTTCATCCAGCAGAAGCTGGAGAGGGCCACCCCCGCGGAGAGGCAGATGGTGTTTGGGGAGATCCTGCAGGCTGCCTACCAGCTCATGACTGATGTCTTTGGCAACTATGTCATCCAGAAGTTCTttgag TTTGGCAGTGCCGATCAGAAGCTGGCGTTGGCGACGCGTATCCGCGGGCACGTTCTGCCCCTGGCCCTGCAGATGTACGGCTGCCGTGTCATCCAGAAGGCGCTCGAGTCCATCTCCTCCGACCAGCAG AGTGACATCGTGCGAGAGCTGGACGGCCACgtgctgaagtgtgtgaaaGACCAGAACGGAAACCACGTGGTGCAGAAGTGCATCGAGTGTGTGCAGCCCCAAGCCCTGCAGTTCATCATCGACGCCTTCCAGGGACAG GTGTTTGTGCTGTCCACCCACCCATATGGCTGCCGGGTGATCCAGCGCATCCTGGAGCACTGCACCCAGGAGCAGACCCTGCCCATCCTGGAGGAGCTGCACCAGCACTCTGAGCAGCTGGGCCAG GATCAGTATGGGAACTACGTCATCCAGCACGTCCTGGAGCACGGCCGGCCCGAGGACAAGAGCAAGATTGTGGCCGAGGTGCGCGGCAAGGTGCTTGCCCTGAGCCAGCACAAGTTCGCCAG taaCGTGGTGGAGAAGTGCGTCATCCACTCCTCCCGCGCCGAGCGGGCGCTGCTGATCGACGAGGTGTGCTGTCAGAAGGACGGCCCCCACAGCGCCCTCTACACCATGATGAAGGACCAGTACGCCAACTACGTGGTGCAGAGGATGATCGACATGGCCGAACCTGCCCAGCGCAAGATCATCATGCATAAG aTCCGGCCACATATTGCGACCCTGCGCAAGTACACGTACGGTAAGCACATCCTGGCCAAGCTGGAGAAGTACTACATGAAGAGTGGCTCAGACCTAGGACCGATCGGGGGTCCCACCAACGGCCTGATGTAG